From Fundidesulfovibrio soli, the proteins below share one genomic window:
- a CDS encoding NAD-dependent succinate-semialdehyde dehydrogenase — protein MRPDGFKVFRNLCFIDGKWMPALDGETIEVTNPATGEALGTAPRCGTKEASLAIAGASRSLAAWRSMTALERGACLHRLHALILENLEELAALLTLEQGKPLAESRDEILQGASYFPWYAEEARRACGQVIPTPARGKRPMTIHQGLGVVGVITPWNFPFAMIPRKAAPALAAGCTVVVKPASQTPYCALALAALAQEAGFPAGVFNVVTGDSSRIGAELTGDPRVRKLSFTGSTEVGKKLMAQCAGTVKRLSLELGGNAPFIVFDDADIEKAVEAALASKFRNAGQTCVSANRILVQNGVYDAFVRRLASKVDGLKPGNGLEPGVILGPLIDSKAVASMEALVADAVACGARVAVGGKRHALGGLFYEPTLLTGVTPSMRVFKEEIFGPVAPVVSFSSEKEAIALANDTNAGLASYVFTRDVGRVWRVSEALEYGMVGVNEVSLAMAEAPFGGFKESGVGREGGHEGLMDYMETKYILMGGIDA, from the coding sequence ATGCGGCCCGACGGATTCAAAGTGTTCCGCAACCTCTGCTTCATTGACGGCAAATGGATGCCCGCCCTGGACGGCGAGACCATCGAGGTGACCAACCCCGCCACCGGCGAGGCCCTGGGCACCGCGCCCCGCTGCGGCACCAAGGAGGCCTCCCTGGCCATCGCCGGGGCCTCGCGCTCGCTTGCGGCCTGGCGCTCCATGACGGCGCTGGAGCGGGGGGCCTGCCTGCACAGGCTCCACGCCCTGATCCTTGAGAACCTGGAGGAGCTGGCCGCCCTGCTCACCCTGGAGCAGGGCAAGCCCCTGGCCGAGTCCAGGGACGAGATCCTGCAGGGCGCGTCCTACTTCCCCTGGTACGCCGAGGAGGCCCGCCGCGCCTGCGGTCAGGTGATCCCCACCCCGGCCCGGGGCAAGCGGCCCATGACCATCCACCAGGGCCTTGGCGTGGTGGGCGTGATCACCCCCTGGAACTTCCCCTTCGCCATGATCCCGCGCAAGGCCGCGCCCGCGCTGGCTGCGGGCTGCACCGTGGTGGTCAAGCCCGCCTCCCAGACGCCCTACTGCGCCCTGGCCCTGGCCGCGCTGGCCCAGGAAGCTGGTTTCCCCGCCGGAGTGTTCAACGTCGTCACCGGCGATTCCTCGCGCATCGGGGCCGAGCTCACGGGCGACCCGCGCGTGCGCAAGCTCTCCTTCACGGGCTCCACCGAGGTGGGCAAGAAGCTCATGGCCCAGTGCGCGGGCACCGTGAAGCGCCTCTCCCTGGAGCTTGGCGGCAACGCCCCGTTCATCGTCTTCGACGACGCCGACATCGAGAAGGCCGTGGAGGCCGCCCTGGCCTCCAAGTTCCGCAACGCCGGGCAGACATGCGTCAGCGCCAACCGCATCCTGGTGCAGAACGGCGTCTACGACGCCTTCGTGCGCCGCCTGGCCAGCAAAGTGGACGGCCTCAAGCCCGGCAACGGGCTGGAGCCGGGCGTCATCCTCGGGCCGCTGATCGATTCCAAGGCCGTGGCCTCCATGGAGGCCCTGGTGGCCGACGCCGTGGCCTGCGGGGCGCGGGTGGCCGTGGGCGGCAAACGCCACGCACTGGGGGGCCTGTTCTACGAGCCCACCCTGCTCACGGGCGTCACGCCCTCCATGCGCGTGTTCAAGGAGGAGATCTTCGGCCCCGTGGCCCCGGTGGTCAGCTTCAGCTCCGAGAAGGAGGCCATCGCCCTGGCCAACGACACCAACGCCGGGCTGGCCTCCTACGTCTTCACCCGGGATGTCGGGCGCGTCTGGCGCGTGAGCGAAGCCCTGGAGTACGGCATGGTCGGAGTGAACGAGGTGAGCCTGGCCATGGCCGAGGCCCCTTTCGGCGGCTTCAAGGAGAGCGGCGTGGGCCGCGAAGGCGGGCACGAGGGGCTCATGGATTACATGGAGACCAAGTACATCCTCATGGGCGGCATCGACGCCTAG
- a CDS encoding sulfite exporter TauE/SafE family protein gives MDMLSEATKFITLDPAGIGFLFIVGFIGGLVSGFIGSGGAFVLTPGMMSLGVPGTVAVASNMCHKFPKALVGSIKRYRYGQVDIKLGLFMAAFAGIGVQVGIKIQNFILNAWGQAGSNLYVSVSFVLVLVVVGGIVMIDALKSSRNSCGVEQTCSLALRLQKIELWPMVSFKRANLRISLWFLLPVGLATGLLAATIAVGGFVGVPGMIYILGATSLVASATELVIAFVMGLAGSVNWAMQGMIDIRLTLIILAGSLLGVQLGAIGTTYVKEHMIKIVMGTIMLIVAVSRALAMPEYLGKLGLMDVSEATLALLSKISFGFMVLSLLTGAVIILGSMFKAKRALEPVSAEMEA, from the coding sequence ATGGATATGCTCAGCGAAGCCACCAAATTCATCACGCTCGATCCCGCCGGGATCGGCTTCCTGTTCATCGTGGGCTTCATCGGGGGCCTGGTCAGCGGCTTCATCGGTTCCGGCGGCGCCTTCGTGCTCACCCCGGGCATGATGAGCCTGGGCGTGCCCGGAACCGTGGCCGTGGCCTCCAACATGTGCCACAAGTTCCCCAAGGCCCTGGTGGGCTCCATCAAGCGCTACCGCTACGGGCAGGTGGACATCAAGCTGGGCCTGTTCATGGCCGCCTTCGCGGGCATCGGCGTGCAGGTCGGCATCAAGATCCAGAATTTCATCCTGAACGCCTGGGGCCAGGCCGGCTCCAACCTCTACGTCAGCGTCTCCTTCGTGCTGGTGCTGGTGGTAGTGGGCGGCATCGTGATGATCGACGCCCTGAAGTCCTCCAGGAATTCCTGCGGCGTGGAGCAGACCTGCTCCCTGGCGCTCAGGCTCCAGAAGATCGAGCTGTGGCCCATGGTCAGCTTCAAGCGCGCCAACCTGCGCATCTCCCTGTGGTTCCTGCTCCCCGTGGGCCTGGCAACCGGCCTTCTGGCCGCCACCATCGCCGTGGGCGGCTTCGTGGGCGTGCCCGGCATGATCTACATCCTTGGCGCCACCAGCCTGGTGGCCTCCGCCACCGAGCTGGTCATCGCCTTCGTCATGGGCCTGGCCGGTTCCGTCAACTGGGCCATGCAGGGCATGATCGACATCCGCCTGACCCTGATCATCCTGGCCGGATCGCTCTTGGGCGTGCAGCTGGGCGCCATCGGCACCACCTACGTCAAGGAGCACATGATCAAGATCGTCATGGGCACCATCATGCTCATCGTGGCCGTGTCCCGCGCCCTGGCCATGCCCGAGTATCTGGGCAAGCTGGGCCTCATGGACGTGAGCGAGGCCACCCTGGCCCTGCTCAGCAAGATCAGCTTCGGGTTCATGGTGCTCTCGCTGCTCACCGGCGCGGTCATCATCCTGGGCAGCATGTTCAAGGCCAAGAGGGCCCTCGAACCAGTTTCAGCGGAAATGGAGGCCTAA
- a CDS encoding sce7726 family protein, which yields MSALTRLFSSAVFKELAKKGRSPLFTQLFGVVDELIPCGDMCSVGDVFDAAFSMIKGVGRRSEYVYKDAIVRKVLMGKHSIRTASLLNEFRAGSSKADIVVINGTATAYEIKSERDSLARLNRQIVDYRKVFANVNVITSEIHVDDVREVVPADVGILCLSRRYQISTVQEAREQLDRICPTTVFESLRIAEAASILEALGVDVPDVPNTQRYGLMRSCFARLHPVDVHQQMVKTLKRTRNLYPLSELLGQLPQSLQAAALSVPIRRVDYCRLIETVRTPLGIAKGWS from the coding sequence ATGTCCGCGTTAACGCGGTTGTTTTCTTCAGCCGTATTCAAAGAATTGGCGAAGAAAGGGCGATCTCCGCTTTTTACGCAGCTGTTTGGGGTGGTTGATGAATTGATTCCATGTGGCGATATGTGCAGTGTGGGGGATGTGTTTGATGCTGCATTTTCAATGATAAAGGGGGTAGGTAGGCGCAGTGAGTATGTGTATAAGGACGCAATTGTTCGTAAGGTGTTGATGGGCAAGCACTCGATTCGCACGGCATCATTGCTTAATGAATTTCGTGCTGGCTCAAGCAAGGCGGACATTGTGGTAATTAACGGAACAGCAACGGCATACGAGATTAAATCAGAACGCGACTCGCTTGCTAGATTAAATCGTCAGATTGTGGATTATAGAAAGGTTTTTGCTAATGTGAATGTCATTACAAGTGAAATCCATGTTGATGACGTGCGAGAGGTGGTACCAGCAGATGTTGGAATTTTATGTCTGTCGCGGCGCTATCAAATATCTACAGTGCAAGAAGCGCGAGAACAACTAGATAGGATATGCCCAACCACCGTCTTTGAATCGCTACGAATTGCTGAGGCCGCATCAATTCTTGAGGCGCTAGGAGTTGACGTTCCTGACGTTCCGAATACTCAGCGTTACGGTTTGATGCGCTCCTGTTTCGCAAGGTTGCACCCCGTAGACGTTCACCAGCAAATGGTTAAAACGCTTAAAAGAACTCGCAATCTTTATCCGTTGAGCGAACTGCTTGGCCAATTGCCTCAATCCCTCCAGGCGGCGGCATTGTCGGTCCCAATTCGGCGCGTAGATTATTGTCGCCTTATTGAAACCGTAAGAACTCCTCTTGGTATCGCCAAGGGTTGGAGTTAG
- a CDS encoding S16 family serine protease translates to MIFFQKRTEGKTPEPPTSDLEALRARAKSPDLPAHASEAALRELDRLAKTDPSVAEYSVGLGYLDFLLGLPWNALTQDRLDLPAAGEVLAERHYGLGQVKERVLEYLASRALRASRDFHILVVDDEDIARTNLEYVLKKEGYRVRGAGNGLEALEEIGRWEFDLIVTDLKMDRMDGMQLLEEARKISPNTQVMMVTGFATVDTAVQAMRQGAVYYLAKPVNLDELRATVARIAREKAAPTVFRSPVLCFSGPPGTGKTSVGQAIAQALGRKFHRISLAGLRDEAELRGHRRTYVGALPGRVLQSINRLGVRNPVFMLDELDKIGKDFRGDPAAVFLEMLDPEQNSQFVDNYLEVPFDLSQVLFIATVNDVRELSGPLLDRLEQVPFQGYTAAEKVQIGLKHLLPKQLREHGLTHPFPEFMPEAVGAVVDGYTREAGVRNLDRELGRACRKLAKLRLEAGPDGPAAPITVDTQMIPALLGPRKYAREAAGGEPRVGVATGLVYADHGGEIIFVEAIRMKGQGNLTMTGSLGEVLCESARTALSLVRSKAAELGIDGECFLCEDLHVHIPAGSIPKEGSSAGVTLATALASLYTGRALRRDVAMTGEITLTGQVLPVGGIREKILAAARAGAARVILPEGNRPEVEAMSAEELSGVEVVFVKGALEALELAGV, encoded by the coding sequence ATGATCTTCTTCCAGAAGCGCACAGAGGGGAAAACGCCCGAGCCGCCCACCTCCGACCTGGAGGCCCTGCGGGCTCGCGCCAAGAGCCCGGACCTGCCGGCCCACGCCAGCGAGGCCGCCCTGCGCGAGCTGGACCGCCTGGCCAAGACCGACCCCTCCGTGGCGGAATACTCCGTGGGCCTGGGCTATCTGGATTTCCTGCTCGGCCTGCCCTGGAACGCCCTCACGCAGGACCGGCTGGACCTTCCCGCCGCCGGGGAGGTGCTGGCCGAGCGCCACTACGGCCTGGGGCAGGTGAAGGAACGCGTTCTGGAATACCTGGCCTCGCGGGCGCTCAGGGCCTCGCGGGATTTCCACATCCTGGTGGTGGACGACGAGGACATCGCCCGCACCAACCTGGAGTACGTGCTCAAGAAGGAAGGCTACCGCGTGCGCGGCGCGGGCAACGGGCTGGAGGCACTGGAGGAGATCGGGCGCTGGGAGTTCGACCTGATCGTGACGGACCTCAAGATGGACCGCATGGACGGGATGCAGCTCCTGGAGGAGGCCCGCAAGATCTCGCCCAACACGCAGGTGATGATGGTCACCGGCTTCGCCACCGTGGACACCGCCGTGCAGGCCATGCGCCAGGGCGCGGTGTACTACCTGGCCAAGCCCGTGAACCTGGACGAGCTGCGCGCCACCGTGGCCCGCATCGCCAGGGAGAAGGCCGCGCCCACGGTGTTCCGCAGCCCTGTGCTCTGCTTCTCCGGCCCGCCGGGCACGGGCAAGACCTCAGTGGGCCAGGCCATCGCCCAGGCCCTGGGGCGCAAGTTCCACCGCATCTCGCTGGCCGGGCTGCGCGACGAGGCCGAACTGCGCGGCCACCGGCGCACCTACGTGGGCGCGCTGCCGGGCCGGGTGCTGCAGTCCATCAACCGCCTGGGCGTGCGCAACCCCGTGTTCATGCTCGACGAGCTGGACAAGATCGGCAAGGACTTCCGGGGCGACCCGGCCGCCGTGTTCCTGGAGATGCTCGACCCGGAGCAGAACAGCCAGTTCGTGGACAATTACCTGGAGGTGCCCTTCGACCTCTCACAGGTGCTGTTCATCGCCACGGTCAACGACGTGCGCGAGCTGTCCGGCCCCCTGCTGGACCGCCTGGAGCAGGTGCCCTTCCAGGGCTACACCGCCGCCGAGAAGGTGCAGATCGGGCTTAAGCACCTGCTGCCCAAGCAGCTGCGCGAGCACGGCCTGACCCACCCCTTCCCCGAATTCATGCCCGAGGCCGTGGGCGCGGTGGTGGACGGCTACACGCGCGAGGCCGGGGTGCGCAACCTGGACCGGGAGCTGGGCCGGGCCTGCCGCAAGCTGGCCAAGCTGCGCCTGGAGGCCGGGCCGGACGGCCCCGCCGCCCCCATCACAGTGGATACACAGATGATCCCCGCCCTGCTCGGGCCCAGGAAGTACGCCCGGGAGGCCGCCGGAGGCGAGCCGCGCGTGGGCGTGGCCACGGGGCTGGTCTACGCCGACCACGGTGGGGAGATCATCTTCGTGGAGGCCATCCGCATGAAAGGCCAGGGCAACCTGACCATGACGGGGTCGCTTGGCGAGGTGCTCTGCGAGTCGGCCCGGACGGCGCTCAGCCTGGTGCGGTCAAAGGCGGCGGAACTGGGCATCGACGGGGAGTGCTTCCTCTGCGAGGATTTGCACGTGCACATCCCGGCCGGGTCCATCCCCAAGGAGGGGAGTTCGGCAGGCGTGACCCTGGCCACGGCCCTGGCCTCGCTCTATACGGGCCGGGCGCTCAGGCGCGACGTGGCCATGACCGGGGAGATAACGCTCACCGGGCAGGTGCTGCCCGTGGGGGGCATCAGGGAGAAGATTCTGGCCGCTGCGCGGGCCGGGGCCGCGAGGGTTATTCTGCCCGAGGGCAACAGGCCGGAAGTGGAGGCCATGAGCGCGGAGGAGCTGTCAGGGGTGGAGGTGGTGTTCGTTAAGGGCGCGCTGGAGGCGCTGGAGTTGGCGGGGGTGTAG
- a CDS encoding CBS and ACT domain-containing protein → MLVGEWMLKDVTTVTEDVSMHKAGRIMQQRGVRRLPVVDGEGRLTGIVTERDIKAASPSKATSLDIYEMTQLLSQIKVRDIMTPKPLRIRPGGTVERAAAVMRDNKVGGLPVVDEDDRVVGVITDTDIFRLFTMISGVDRGGVQLAAVLPVEQGHLKQLIDDLRGLDAKIVSMLSHLNASDEKKRTVYIRLRPMTEADEYRIRDHIQSRHQLLYWVKD, encoded by the coding sequence ATGCTTGTGGGCGAATGGATGCTCAAGGACGTGACCACCGTTACCGAGGACGTGTCGATGCACAAGGCGGGCCGGATCATGCAGCAGCGCGGCGTGCGCCGCCTGCCCGTGGTGGACGGCGAGGGCAGGCTGACGGGCATCGTCACCGAGCGCGACATCAAGGCCGCCTCGCCCTCAAAGGCCACCTCGCTCGACATCTACGAGATGACGCAGTTGCTCTCCCAGATCAAGGTGCGCGACATCATGACTCCCAAGCCCCTGCGCATCCGGCCCGGGGGCACGGTTGAGCGCGCGGCGGCCGTCATGCGCGACAACAAGGTGGGCGGGCTGCCCGTGGTGGACGAGGACGACCGCGTGGTGGGCGTCATCACCGACACCGACATCTTCCGCCTCTTCACCATGATCAGCGGCGTAGACCGTGGCGGCGTGCAGCTGGCCGCCGTGCTGCCCGTGGAGCAGGGGCACCTCAAGCAGCTCATCGACGACCTGCGCGGCCTGGACGCCAAGATCGTGAGCATGCTCTCGCACTTGAACGCCAGCGACGAGAAGAAGCGCACGGTCTACATCCGCCTGCGGCCCATGACCGAGGCCGACGAGTACCGCATCAGGGACCACATCCAATCCAGGCATCAGCTGCTCTACTGGGTCAAAGACTAG
- a CDS encoding RES family NAD+ phosphorylase, whose product MTTKFCCPECFGDRGLRKDIIPSLDHGHGTCNYCGSTDVDLVVPSALSLYFELVINAYEIGSGDITIVEWLKNDWKLFGHPRMDVAHAKELLGEILNNGDIVRRSFVKPVNVSGGGLVQWEALRDELMYKNRWFLEERIDSDRMKQLLAMLIADPLSGDWFRARIRTEDGIFSVGEMGAPPKQLATHGRANPAGIPYLYLASKPETATAEIRPHTGERACVARFSIPEIRAVDLRNPREFVSPFILAETEDVKQLLADLPFLERLGEELTRPVLPHGAAINYIPSQYLCEFIKKCGFNGVVYRSSVSDGINLALFDPGVATPHDVQLYNVARVTVEVEPQ is encoded by the coding sequence ATGACAACAAAATTTTGTTGTCCAGAGTGTTTTGGTGACAGGGGGTTGCGGAAGGATATAATTCCATCACTTGATCATGGTCATGGGACGTGCAATTATTGCGGTTCTACAGATGTTGATCTTGTTGTGCCTTCTGCGCTGAGTCTTTATTTCGAACTTGTTATAAATGCGTATGAGATTGGATCTGGAGATATCACAATTGTTGAGTGGCTTAAGAATGACTGGAAATTGTTTGGGCATCCAAGGATGGATGTAGCTCATGCAAAAGAACTCCTCGGCGAAATACTTAATAATGGCGATATAGTTCGCAGATCATTCGTTAAGCCTGTGAATGTGAGTGGCGGTGGGCTTGTACAGTGGGAGGCGCTGCGTGATGAACTAATGTATAAGAATCGATGGTTCCTTGAGGAACGAATAGATTCTGATCGAATGAAGCAATTGCTTGCTATGCTAATTGCAGATCCTTTGTCAGGGGATTGGTTTCGAGCGCGCATCCGTACAGAGGATGGAATCTTTTCAGTTGGAGAAATGGGAGCACCACCCAAACAACTTGCTACCCACGGACGTGCAAATCCTGCCGGTATTCCGTATCTTTATCTTGCTTCCAAGCCAGAAACCGCAACTGCAGAAATTAGACCACATACTGGAGAGAGAGCTTGCGTCGCTAGGTTTTCAATTCCAGAGATACGTGCAGTTGATCTTCGTAATCCACGTGAGTTTGTTTCACCATTTATTTTGGCTGAAACAGAGGATGTAAAGCAGTTGCTTGCGGATTTGCCTTTTTTAGAGCGTTTAGGTGAAGAATTGACACGTCCTGTTTTGCCGCATGGCGCTGCTATTAATTATATTCCAAGTCAATACCTCTGTGAGTTTATCAAGAAGTGTGGTTTCAATGGGGTTGTTTATCGTAGCTCTGTCAGTGATGGTATTAATCTTGCTTTGTTCGACCCTGGCGTTGCAACGCCACATGATGTTCAACTATATAATGTCGCGCGTGTGACGGTTGAGGTTGAACCGCAGTGA
- a CDS encoding universal stress protein has protein sequence MAIRRLLVSVDESAPSTHALKAALDLAGTHGASLTAVAVAPPYEGDLRLVGVGDISRVLRQPCEQALDAAKREADLRGLPIATVCESGEPGEVIADLADSMRADLVVMGRRNTSTMGRLLLGSVTARTIGFSHTDVLIVPEGAAVNLRRLILATDGSRYSLAAAEKALALGKELDAIVEVVSVMDVPNEYLALAPQAAQELAISTKGFVAEVLEMAKARGVAAKGNVLEGNAPEEILNYAEEGGSGTIVIASHGRTGLRRLLMGGVVEWIVAHSGLPVWITKS, from the coding sequence ATGGCCATCAGACGCCTGCTCGTGAGCGTGGACGAATCCGCCCCCAGCACGCACGCCCTCAAGGCCGCGCTGGATCTGGCGGGAACCCACGGGGCCTCCCTGACGGCGGTGGCCGTGGCCCCGCCATACGAGGGGGATCTGAGGCTGGTGGGCGTGGGGGACATCTCCCGCGTGCTGCGACAGCCCTGCGAGCAGGCCCTGGACGCCGCAAAGAGGGAGGCCGACCTGCGCGGCCTCCCCATCGCCACCGTCTGCGAGAGCGGCGAGCCCGGTGAGGTCATCGCGGACCTGGCCGACTCCATGCGCGCAGACCTGGTTGTCATGGGGCGGCGCAACACCTCCACCATGGGCCGCCTGCTGCTGGGCAGCGTCACGGCCCGGACCATCGGCTTCTCCCACACGGACGTGCTCATCGTGCCCGAAGGTGCGGCCGTGAACCTGCGCCGCCTGATCCTGGCCACGGACGGCTCACGCTACTCCCTGGCCGCAGCGGAGAAGGCCCTGGCCCTGGGGAAGGAGCTTGACGCCATCGTGGAGGTCGTCTCCGTGATGGACGTGCCCAACGAGTACCTGGCCCTGGCCCCTCAGGCCGCTCAGGAGCTGGCCATATCCACCAAGGGCTTCGTGGCCGAGGTGCTGGAGATGGCCAAGGCCCGGGGCGTGGCAGCCAAGGGCAATGTGCTGGAGGGCAACGCCCCGGAGGAGATTCTCAATTACGCCGAGGAGGGCGGCAGCGGGACCATCGTCATCGCCTCCCACGGGCGCACCGGGTTGCGGAGGCTGCTCATGGGCGGCGTGGTGGAGTGGATCGTGGCGCACTCCGGCCTTCCTGTGTGGATCACCAAGAGCTGA
- a CDS encoding sce7725 family protein gives MYYPYFRGKQFELITIREAAPLLAKSDFVPIIEPVKEALGGLEKTLNAISGAGGKAIVIVNPHHGEHSGDGTGISQLLKHNFSAAGPISAGILLRNGVGFEEAVEIFDEHGKYNPVLIHAGYMSPKQLSQYFSEKKIDPPSVFVEEHAKILYRKHFGSKQRILVRDGFKRQRNADYELVEEFSDLHVTYSELGMTGFGDFLVVGDNYSEGGGPAYAVAIHLTFIDPDNDDVMYVYHFVSDTNSTPTDPAGKFAQALKKLIKKLDSGKSKLLETSAIVEFRKLAKEGHFPGLGYIKKLSMKHHIETIADYFGG, from the coding sequence ATGTACTACCCCTACTTTCGTGGCAAACAGTTCGAGTTGATCACTATTCGTGAGGCAGCTCCTTTGCTTGCTAAGTCGGATTTTGTGCCAATTATCGAGCCTGTTAAAGAGGCTCTTGGTGGACTGGAGAAGACGCTGAATGCAATATCTGGCGCCGGTGGTAAGGCTATTGTTATAGTTAATCCACATCATGGTGAACACAGCGGGGATGGAACTGGGATTTCGCAATTGTTAAAGCATAATTTCTCAGCGGCTGGGCCAATATCAGCTGGTATCTTGTTACGTAATGGTGTCGGTTTTGAAGAGGCTGTAGAAATTTTTGATGAACATGGCAAATATAATCCTGTGCTCATCCATGCCGGGTATATGAGCCCCAAACAGCTTTCGCAATATTTTAGCGAAAAGAAAATCGACCCTCCTAGTGTATTCGTTGAAGAACATGCTAAGATTTTATATAGAAAACATTTTGGTAGTAAGCAACGCATTCTTGTGCGCGATGGTTTTAAGCGGCAACGGAATGCTGATTATGAACTAGTTGAAGAATTTTCTGATTTGCATGTCACATATAGTGAGTTGGGTATGACTGGGTTTGGTGATTTCCTCGTTGTTGGAGACAATTACTCAGAAGGTGGTGGGCCAGCTTATGCTGTAGCAATCCATCTTACTTTCATTGATCCTGACAATGATGATGTAATGTATGTCTATCATTTTGTATCAGATACTAACAGTACCCCTACAGATCCGGCTGGTAAATTCGCTCAAGCATTGAAAAAGCTCATAAAGAAACTTGATTCAGGAAAATCAAAGCTTTTGGAAACGTCTGCGATTGTTGAATTCCGAAAACTTGCAAAGGAAGGGCATTTTCCCGGGCTTGGCTATATCAAGAAGCTTTCGATGAAGCATCACATTGAGACTATTGCTGATTATTTCGGTGGTTAA